A region from the Papio anubis isolate 15944 chromosome 6, Panubis1.0, whole genome shotgun sequence genome encodes:
- the SMIM8 gene encoding small integral membrane protein 8: protein MKMSSAPEPPAFKKEPPKEKDFQSPGLRRVRTTTLFRAVNPELFIKPNKPVMAFGLVTLSLCVAYIGYLHATQENKKDLYEAIDSEGHSYMRRKTSKWD from the exons ATGAAGATGTCTTCAGCACCTGAGCCTCCAGCATTCAAAAAGGAACCACCCAAAGAGAAAGACTTTCAAAGCCCGGGGCTCAGACGGGTGCGCACAACAACCTTATTTCGTGCTGTGAATCCAGAGCTCTTCATTAAACCT aaCAAACCTGTAATGGCTTTCGGATTGGTAACTCTTTCACTTTGCGTGGCATATATTGGTTATCTGCATGCAAcacaagagaataaaaaggacCTCTATGAAGCTATTGATAGTGAGGGGCACAGTTACATGAGGCGGAAAACATCCAAATGGGATTAG